A section of the Deinococcus taeanensis genome encodes:
- a CDS encoding amino acid ABC transporter ATP-binding protein: MIEAVGVEKHFGTFHALRGVNLTVQSGEVVVIIGPSGSGKSTFIRTLNALDPHDGGRITVDQIPLDGQGNLDAIRREVGMVFQSFNLFPHLTVLDNITLAPMRVRRQSKADAEARGLELLRRVGIEEQAHKYPAQLSGGQQQRVAIARALAMDPKVMLFDEPTSALDPEMIKEVLDVMKELARSGMTMLVVTHEMGFAREVADRILFFDQGTIVEDTTPEAFYQNPQHDRAKAFLSKILGH; this comes from the coding sequence ATGATCGAGGCTGTGGGCGTGGAGAAGCACTTCGGCACGTTTCATGCACTCAGGGGCGTGAACCTCACGGTGCAGTCCGGCGAGGTCGTCGTGATTATCGGCCCGAGCGGGAGTGGGAAAAGTACCTTCATCCGCACGCTGAACGCGCTCGACCCGCATGACGGCGGCCGGATCACCGTGGATCAGATCCCCCTGGACGGTCAGGGGAACCTGGACGCGATCCGGCGGGAGGTGGGGATGGTGTTCCAGTCGTTCAATCTGTTTCCGCACCTGACGGTGCTGGACAACATCACGCTCGCGCCCATGCGGGTGCGCCGCCAGAGCAAGGCCGACGCCGAGGCGCGCGGCCTGGAGCTGCTGCGCCGGGTCGGCATCGAGGAGCAGGCCCACAAGTACCCCGCCCAGCTCTCCGGCGGCCAACAGCAGCGCGTCGCCATCGCCCGCGCGCTCGCCATGGACCCCAAGGTCATGCTGTTCGACGAGCCCACCTCCGCCCTGGACCCCGAGATGATCAAGGAGGTTCTGGACGTCATGAAGGAACTTGCCCGCAGCGGCATGACCATGCTCGTCGTCACGCACGAGATGGGCTTCGCGCGGGAGGTCGCCGACCGCATCCTGTTCTTCGATCAGGGCACGATCGTCGAGGACACCACCCCGGAAGCCTTCTACCAGAACCCCCAGCATGACCGCGCCAAGGCCTTTCTCAGCAAGATCCTCGGCCACTGA
- a CDS encoding MFS transporter — MTRRAPWNRNERLGILNGWAVFLGDGFLSVAVVLTGFAARLGAPNWVIGLLPGIAGGGWMLPQLLVAARVRALPYKLPVYRSAALVRTSAYIFMVLAAALLSDRPALCLTLFIVAMSLNALASGVSGLPFLEVISKTVPSERRARFFGTRNLYGGLLAFGAGLLVRAILGSDLPFPLNYALIFALGTVAFTFGYWVFGLVQEPADPPREPQGTRAELRAVPETLRDPHFRAFLTVRLLLAAASMSDPFLAVYALRDLHYPPAALGTFVMVLTGAAPFSNLVWQRVAERKGSRRIIRYATVFYGLAPLWALTVGTLHLPTWTYLIAFMLTSVAAQGFNLGHTNHLLNIAPEDARSRYIGTLNTLVGAALFTPVLGGLLADRAGYGPVFILSGLLCAGAWWGCGNLRRDA, encoded by the coding sequence ATGACCCGTCGGGCCCCCTGGAACCGGAACGAACGGCTCGGCATTCTCAACGGCTGGGCCGTCTTCCTGGGCGACGGCTTCCTCAGCGTTGCCGTGGTTCTCACCGGCTTCGCTGCCCGCCTCGGCGCGCCCAACTGGGTGATCGGTCTGCTGCCCGGCATTGCCGGCGGCGGCTGGATGCTGCCCCAGTTACTCGTCGCCGCACGCGTCCGCGCCCTGCCGTACAAACTGCCGGTGTACCGCTCCGCGGCCCTGGTAAGAACCAGCGCCTACATCTTCATGGTGCTGGCCGCCGCGCTGCTCAGCGACCGGCCCGCACTGTGCCTGACGCTGTTTATCGTCGCCATGAGCCTGAACGCCCTGGCCTCCGGCGTGAGCGGCCTGCCGTTCCTTGAAGTGATCAGCAAGACCGTCCCCAGCGAACGCCGCGCCCGCTTCTTCGGCACCCGCAACCTGTACGGCGGCCTGCTCGCCTTCGGCGCAGGTCTGCTCGTCCGCGCCATTCTGGGCAGCGACCTGCCCTTCCCACTGAACTACGCCCTGATCTTCGCCCTGGGCACCGTTGCCTTCACGTTCGGCTACTGGGTGTTCGGTCTCGTGCAGGAACCCGCCGACCCCCCCCGGGAACCCCAGGGCACCCGCGCCGAACTGCGCGCCGTGCCCGAAACCCTGCGGGACCCGCACTTCCGCGCGTTTCTCACCGTGCGGCTGCTGCTCGCCGCCGCCAGCATGAGCGACCCGTTCCTGGCGGTGTACGCCCTGCGGGACCTGCACTACCCCCCCGCCGCGCTCGGGACCTTCGTGATGGTCCTCACCGGCGCCGCTCCCTTCTCCAACCTCGTCTGGCAGCGCGTTGCGGAACGGAAGGGCTCGCGGCGCATCATCCGCTACGCGACCGTGTTCTACGGCCTGGCGCCCCTGTGGGCCCTGACGGTCGGCACCCTGCACCTGCCCACCTGGACGTACCTGATCGCGTTCATGCTCACCAGCGTCGCCGCGCAGGGTTTCAACCTGGGGCACACCAACCACCTGCTGAACATCGCTCCGGAAGACGCCCGCAGCCGCTACATCGGCACGCTGAACACCCTGGTCGGCGCGGCGCTGTTCACGCCCGTCCTGGGCGGCCTGCTGGCCGACCGCGCCGGGTACGGCCCCGTGTTCATCCTCAGCGGCCTGCTGTGTGCCGGCGCGTGGTGGGGGTGCGGGAACCTGCGGCGCGACGCGTAA
- a CDS encoding histone deacetylase family protein, with translation MTAPYRAWTPAAYTFPLPEGHRFPAYKYAGVRERLSGLLPILDTPNLSWADAARAHDPHWLRRWRRGEIDRHEERAFGLPWSPEVVERARRAAGGSLAALHDALACGWGINLAGGTHHAFLDRAEGFCLVNDAAILTRLALSGGLASRVAVLDLDVHQGNGTAALLGPEPRAFTLSIHGERNYPFRKERSSLDLGLPDGVTDHDYLRVLRQQALPALEAFRPDLLLYLAGVDVLAGDRFGRFALTLDGVRERNRTVLTWARQAGLPVVTMMAGGYNHDHSLTVEAHASVVLDGLDLLS, from the coding sequence GTGACCGCCCCCTACCGCGCCTGGACCCCCGCCGCGTACACCTTTCCCCTCCCCGAAGGCCACCGCTTTCCCGCCTACAAGTACGCCGGCGTGCGTGAGCGCCTGAGCGGCCTGCTGCCCATTCTCGACACACCCAACCTCTCCTGGGCGGACGCCGCGCGCGCCCATGACCCCCACTGGCTGCGCCGCTGGCGGCGCGGTGAGATTGACCGCCACGAGGAGCGCGCCTTCGGCCTGCCGTGGAGCCCCGAAGTGGTCGAACGCGCCCGCCGCGCCGCGGGCGGCTCCCTCGCCGCTCTGCACGACGCTCTCGCCTGCGGGTGGGGCATCAACCTCGCGGGCGGTACCCACCACGCCTTCCTGGACCGCGCGGAAGGCTTCTGCCTGGTCAACGACGCCGCCATCCTCACCCGCCTCGCCCTCTCCGGCGGGCTGGCCTCCCGCGTCGCCGTGCTCGACCTGGACGTACACCAGGGCAACGGCACCGCCGCCCTGCTGGGCCCCGAGCCACGCGCCTTCACGCTCAGCATCCACGGCGAGCGCAACTATCCGTTCCGCAAGGAACGCAGCAGCCTGGACCTGGGACTGCCCGACGGCGTCACGGACCACGACTACCTCCGTGTGCTGCGTCAGCAGGCCCTGCCCGCCCTGGAGGCCTTCCGGCCGGACCTGCTGCTGTACCTGGCCGGGGTGGACGTGCTGGCCGGTGACCGTTTCGGTCGCTTCGCACTCACGCTGGACGGCGTGCGGGAGCGCAACCGCACGGTCCTCACCTGGGCGCGCCAGGCGGGCCTGCCGGTAGTGACCATGATGGCCGGCGGGTACAACCACGACCACAGCCTGACCGTGGAAGCGCACGCCAGTGTCGTGCTCGACGGCCTGGACCTCCTGAGCTGA
- a CDS encoding cyclic nucleotide-binding domain-containing protein: MTYLAPTSSLHLTDPNRTVRRGQTLYYAGDAAPSLYRLDSGLMRAVRLTPQGRNLTVRHIRPGDIFGEECLHGQTRGHQVVALTDAVLTPIHPQHLSAADLWDLTRSLSAQLQRMMTDGVHIQDGDLRERIARYLLNLAGSSLGGTHPDGVRFVRATHELIAEGTGATRESVSKLIGEMRDDGLLSPAYRCLTLTDEAGLRLLSGYHG; this comes from the coding sequence ATGACCTACCTTGCCCCGACCAGCTCACTGCATCTCACGGACCCCAACCGCACCGTCCGCCGCGGGCAGACGCTGTACTACGCCGGCGACGCGGCGCCCAGCCTGTACCGGCTGGACAGCGGCCTCATGCGCGCCGTGCGCCTGACCCCCCAGGGCCGGAACCTCACCGTGCGTCACATCCGGCCCGGCGACATCTTCGGTGAGGAGTGCCTGCACGGCCAGACCCGCGGACACCAGGTGGTTGCCCTGACGGACGCCGTCCTGACCCCCATCCACCCGCAGCACCTGTCGGCCGCTGACCTGTGGGACCTGACCCGCAGCCTCAGCGCACAGCTGCAGCGCATGATGACCGACGGCGTGCACATTCAGGACGGCGACCTGCGTGAACGCATTGCCCGCTACCTCCTGAACCTCGCCGGCAGCAGCCTGGGCGGCACTCACCCGGACGGGGTCCGCTTCGTGCGCGCCACGCATGAACTGATTGCCGAGGGCACCGGCGCCACGCGCGAAAGTGTGAGCAAACTCATCGGGGAGATGCGGGATGACGGTCTGCTCAGCCCCGCCTACCGCTGCCTGACACTCACGGACGAGGCCGGCCTGCGCCTGCTGAGCGGCTACCACGGCTGA
- a CDS encoding DNA double-strand break repair nuclease NurA: MARMRIRLDPWPVDLEGGQLTLAPFQGDLIDIETPRWAAIPARPLPQGLRRVYVVDGKRRMESRVFLEDAHGSAGMGGFGAFVVGAVSLCPHGTRPAELLDVRAQRVLAHAPDLLVNPTQLSPRDPHTGQLLYTPVATEGSDPLAPLHRLQALMLNAEQDLSHAYASSVPFDETDDTEPLTALTLQDGTLRRGGATLGGAVVGYVKTMQTQYLPPDRVGLLSGLKPGERTPILHMKSETGRSTRFTWYVRLCEAAFYQHPMSGVMRLEMYAPPEPDFLPRTVREVANLSGTLLCRLGSAPHKDPRAPQNLIPTAALEQAMTRAMGSADLITRRIRAHIAAAYGQEAVA, translated from the coding sequence ATGGCGCGCATGCGCATTCGCCTTGACCCCTGGCCCGTGGACCTTGAAGGCGGACAGCTGACCCTCGCCCCGTTTCAGGGGGACCTGATTGACATTGAAACGCCCCGCTGGGCGGCCATTCCGGCCCGGCCTCTTCCACAGGGCCTGCGGCGCGTGTATGTCGTGGATGGCAAACGCCGCATGGAATCCCGCGTGTTCCTGGAAGACGCTCACGGCAGCGCCGGCATGGGCGGCTTCGGGGCGTTCGTGGTGGGCGCCGTGAGCCTGTGTCCGCACGGCACCCGCCCCGCCGAACTGCTTGACGTGCGCGCGCAGCGGGTGCTGGCCCACGCGCCGGACCTTCTCGTGAATCCCACGCAGCTCTCCCCCCGGGACCCGCACACCGGGCAGCTGCTGTACACGCCCGTCGCCACCGAGGGCAGCGACCCGCTCGCGCCGCTACACCGGCTGCAGGCGCTGATGCTGAATGCCGAGCAGGACCTGTCGCACGCGTACGCGTCCAGCGTGCCTTTCGACGAGACCGACGACACTGAACCCCTCACGGCCCTGACCCTGCAGGACGGCACGCTGCGCCGCGGCGGCGCCACGCTGGGCGGCGCGGTCGTCGGGTACGTGAAGACCATGCAGACGCAGTACCTTCCGCCCGACCGGGTGGGCCTGCTGTCCGGGCTGAAACCCGGCGAGCGCACCCCGATCCTGCACATGAAGTCCGAAACGGGCCGCAGCACGCGCTTCACCTGGTACGTGCGCCTGTGCGAGGCGGCTTTCTACCAGCATCCCATGAGCGGCGTCATGCGCCTGGAAATGTACGCGCCGCCCGAACCGGACTTCCTGCCGCGCACCGTGCGTGAGGTGGCGAATCTGTCCGGCACGCTGCTGTGCCGCCTGGGCAGCGCACCGCACAAGGACCCACGTGCGCCACAGAACCTGATTCCCACCGCGGCTCTGGAGCAGGCCATGACGCGCGCCATGGGCAGCGCCGACCTGATCACGCGCCGCATCCGGGCGCATATCGCCGCGGCGTACGGCCAGGAGGCCGTCGCGTGA
- a CDS encoding ATP-binding protein, which yields MVLGTQDVTPVSFWFAVLPGASVQLDDLVVVGTRKPDGAEVRFYGIVDHVRTRHEGVTFDSDVQDVVAGLLPASVSYAARVLVTRVHPENFIPPQPGDAVRHARDADLRMALSADKMGDKAFPGGLLADGQVMPINYRFVNGENGGHINISGISGVATKTSFALFLLHSIFRSGVMGASASAGRALIFNVKGEDLLFLDQPNRDVTAREADAQAQKGLPRSRYALMGLPAEPFRDVQFLAPPRPGSSGTIVAHVEQRASGVTPFLYSLREFCLRRMLPYVFVDRDASVNLGFVIGSIEERLYRLAQGADTPYLTVEDWQPDTEQLLDEDVRFDEMGGVRLSTFAQLVAYLEYKLLDANDGEGDRRWVGKQAPATLQAFIRRLRGVQKHLTPLVRGDITVTQAAQYRPDPLKAGVQTTVVDIHTLSATAQMFVVGVLLRDLFEHKERVGRQDTVFVVLDELNKYAPRDGDSPIKDVLLDIAERGRSLGIILIGAQQTASEVERRIVSNAAVRVVGRLDLAEAERPEYRFLPQSFRARAGILQPGTMLVSQPDVPNPVLVNYPFPAWATRKDEVDDLQGRAAQEVGEDWLR from the coding sequence ATGGTGCTGGGCACGCAGGACGTCACCCCGGTGAGCTTCTGGTTTGCGGTGCTGCCCGGCGCCAGCGTGCAGCTCGACGACCTTGTGGTGGTCGGGACCCGCAAGCCCGACGGAGCGGAGGTCCGCTTCTACGGCATTGTGGATCACGTCCGCACGCGGCATGAGGGCGTCACCTTCGACAGTGACGTGCAGGACGTTGTTGCCGGGCTATTGCCTGCCAGCGTGAGCTACGCGGCGCGGGTGCTCGTGACGCGGGTGCACCCCGAGAATTTCATTCCGCCTCAGCCGGGCGACGCAGTCCGCCACGCGCGCGACGCGGACCTGCGCATGGCCCTGAGCGCTGACAAGATGGGTGACAAGGCCTTTCCCGGCGGGCTCCTGGCCGACGGGCAGGTGATGCCCATCAACTACCGGTTCGTGAACGGCGAGAACGGCGGGCACATCAACATCAGCGGGATCTCCGGCGTGGCCACGAAAACCAGTTTCGCGCTGTTCCTGCTGCACTCCATCTTCCGCAGCGGCGTGATGGGGGCCAGTGCGTCGGCCGGGCGGGCCCTGATCTTCAACGTCAAGGGTGAGGACCTGCTGTTCCTCGATCAGCCCAACCGGGATGTGACGGCGCGCGAGGCCGACGCTCAGGCGCAGAAGGGACTGCCCCGGTCGCGGTACGCCCTGATGGGTCTGCCCGCCGAGCCGTTCCGGGACGTGCAGTTCCTGGCGCCGCCCCGCCCAGGGAGCAGCGGAACGATTGTCGCGCATGTCGAACAGCGCGCCAGCGGCGTCACGCCGTTCCTGTACTCCCTGCGGGAGTTCTGCCTGCGCCGCATGCTGCCGTACGTGTTCGTGGACCGCGACGCGAGCGTGAACCTGGGGTTCGTGATCGGCAGCATTGAGGAACGCCTGTACCGTCTCGCGCAGGGGGCCGACACGCCGTACCTGACCGTGGAGGACTGGCAGCCCGACACGGAGCAGCTGCTGGACGAGGACGTCCGCTTTGACGAGATGGGCGGCGTGCGCCTCAGCACCTTCGCGCAGCTCGTGGCCTACCTGGAGTACAAACTCCTGGACGCCAACGACGGCGAGGGCGACCGCCGCTGGGTGGGCAAGCAGGCGCCCGCCACCCTGCAGGCGTTCATCCGCCGGCTGCGGGGCGTGCAGAAACACCTCACGCCGCTGGTACGCGGGGACATCACGGTCACGCAGGCCGCCCAGTACCGGCCGGATCCTCTCAAGGCGGGCGTTCAGACGACCGTGGTGGATATTCACACGCTGTCCGCCACGGCCCAGATGTTCGTGGTGGGCGTGCTGCTGCGCGACCTGTTCGAGCACAAGGAGCGGGTCGGCCGCCAGGACACGGTGTTCGTGGTGCTGGACGAACTGAACAAGTACGCGCCGCGCGACGGGGACAGTCCCATCAAGGACGTGCTGCTGGATATCGCCGAGCGTGGCCGCAGCCTGGGCATCATCCTGATCGGCGCTCAGCAGACGGCCAGTGAGGTCGAACGGCGCATCGTGTCAAACGCCGCGGTGCGGGTGGTCGGCCGGCTGGACCTCGCGGAGGCCGAGCGGCCCGAGTACCGCTTCCTGCCCCAGAGCTTTCGCGCGCGCGCCGGCATTCTGCAGCCCGGAACGATGCTGGTCAGCCAGCCGGACGTTCCGAACCCCGTGCTGGTGAACTACCCGTTCCCGGCCTGGGCGACCCGCAAGGATGAGGTGGATGACCTGCAGGGCCGCGCCGCGCAGGAGGTCGGCGAGGACTGGCTGCGCTGA
- a CDS encoding anti-sigma factor domain-containing protein — protein sequence MTTTRDDILSFALGQLAPADEARVRAALEADPALMDDYHADLAALHALPDELPPQAVPAGAEERLMARLRREQAHARPNQVLPAAPPAPAAGPARHLNWRLMLMSVVAALTLGVLFLRPQPPQDLLSQYSAAPGAQVQPLTANGQDVGQLIRLPDGRAYVHLNVLAPENRVYQLWRIEDGKPVSAGVFDGQGIVIARAQAGQTVAVSVEPVGGSEQPTTTPILVKQL from the coding sequence GTGACCACAACCAGAGACGACATCCTCAGCTTCGCCCTGGGCCAGCTGGCTCCCGCGGATGAGGCACGCGTGCGTGCCGCCCTAGAGGCCGACCCCGCCTTGATGGACGACTACCACGCCGATCTTGCCGCGCTGCACGCCCTTCCCGACGAACTTCCCCCACAGGCCGTTCCCGCTGGCGCCGAGGAGCGGTTGATGGCCCGGCTGCGCCGTGAGCAGGCCCACGCCCGCCCCAACCAGGTGCTGCCTGCCGCGCCGCCCGCCCCGGCTGCGGGACCCGCACGCCACCTGAACTGGCGCCTCATGCTGATGAGCGTGGTGGCCGCCCTGACGCTCGGGGTGCTGTTCCTGCGGCCGCAACCGCCGCAAGATCTGCTCAGCCAGTACAGTGCGGCGCCCGGCGCCCAGGTGCAGCCACTGACCGCCAACGGTCAGGACGTGGGTCAGCTGATCCGCCTGCCCGACGGCCGGGCCTACGTTCACCTGAACGTCCTGGCGCCCGAGAACCGCGTGTACCAGCTGTGGCGTATCGAGGACGGCAAGCCCGTGAGCGCCGGCGTGTTCGACGGTCAGGGCATCGTTATCGCCCGGGCGCAGGCGGGCCAGACTGTGGCGGTCAGTGTGGAGCCCGTGGGCGGCAGTGAGCAGCCCACGACCACTCCCATCCTCGTAAAACAGCTCTGA
- a CDS encoding RNA polymerase sigma factor: MTPSLHPDLPDEALIHAMAGGTEEALQELHRRYARLLYSLGHRMLRQADDVESCVQDAFMNAWKHAGRFDPKRAKAKTWLVSIAHHRFLQELRDRPDTALEIEEWDTPTSPPDPENQIMAERAVQGLDEAQRTLVELAYYRGYSHSELAIITGLPVGTVKSRLRSAIDRMRTQLGLSS; this comes from the coding sequence ATGACGCCTTCCCTGCACCCCGACCTGCCCGACGAGGCACTGATCCACGCCATGGCCGGCGGCACGGAGGAGGCCTTGCAGGAACTTCACCGGCGCTACGCGCGTCTCCTGTATTCCCTCGGACACCGGATGCTCCGTCAGGCTGATGATGTTGAATCCTGTGTCCAGGACGCCTTCATGAACGCCTGGAAGCACGCCGGGCGGTTCGACCCGAAACGGGCCAAGGCCAAAACCTGGCTGGTGAGTATCGCCCACCACCGGTTCCTGCAGGAACTCCGTGACCGTCCCGACACTGCCCTCGAAATCGAGGAGTGGGACACCCCCACCAGCCCCCCCGACCCTGAGAACCAGATTATGGCGGAGCGCGCTGTGCAGGGTCTGGACGAAGCGCAGCGCACCCTGGTGGAACTCGCGTACTACCGCGGCTACTCCCACAGCGAACTGGCCATCATCACGGGCCTGCCGGTCGGTACAGTAAAATCCCGTTTGCGTTCTGCGATTGACCGAATGCGAACCCAGCTGGGCCTGTCCAGCTGA
- a CDS encoding Sec-independent protein translocase subunit TatA/TatB produces the protein MPNIGAPELIVILLVALVVFGPRKLPELGKSLGHGLREFRKSTQGLREELTAGISTPDAPAAQVAVPAPVPARDVTPQA, from the coding sequence ATGCCCAACATTGGTGCCCCCGAACTTATCGTGATTCTGCTTGTCGCTCTGGTCGTCTTTGGTCCCCGCAAACTTCCGGAACTGGGCAAGAGCCTCGGTCACGGCCTGCGTGAATTCCGCAAGAGTACCCAGGGTCTGCGTGAAGAACTGACGGCCGGCATCAGCACGCCGGATGCCCCGGCCGCCCAGGTGGCCGTGCCGGCGCCCGTACCTGCCCGTGACGTCACCCCCCAGGCCTGA
- a CDS encoding RluA family pseudouridine synthase translates to MPSPAPLIVTATPGRLDAVLSGLSGASRSQVAGWIAGGFVQVGTEVAVKASLKLRGGETLTVQVPPPPDATVEPEQVPLEVLYEDEYLIAVNKPAGMVTHPAPGVTTGTLVNALLGRMALPEQSGFDGPDGYRPGIVHRLDRDTSGVIVVAKTVGAHARLAAAFKDRETRKTYLAIAAGQWRAQEQVNVDVSIGRHPVQRQRMTVGGAHPREAQTLFTPLAVHPDGHGRTLALVRAQPRTGRTHQIRVHLAHLGSPILGDSVYGRESEVMKRHALHAQFLTVPHPVSGAALQLHAPVPDDLLHAWVTLGGQVPDDLERAPR, encoded by the coding sequence TTGCCCTCCCCCGCCCCGCTGATCGTGACTGCCACCCCAGGCCGCCTGGACGCGGTGCTCTCAGGCCTGAGCGGCGCGAGCCGGTCGCAGGTGGCCGGGTGGATTGCCGGTGGGTTCGTGCAGGTGGGCACAGAGGTGGCCGTGAAGGCCAGCCTGAAGTTGCGGGGGGGCGAGACGCTGACCGTGCAGGTGCCGCCGCCGCCGGACGCGACGGTCGAGCCTGAACAGGTGCCGCTGGAGGTGCTGTACGAGGACGAGTACCTGATTGCGGTGAACAAGCCCGCGGGAATGGTCACCCACCCGGCGCCGGGCGTGACGACCGGCACGCTGGTGAACGCCCTGCTGGGCCGCATGGCCCTGCCGGAACAGTCAGGATTTGACGGGCCGGACGGGTACCGGCCAGGCATTGTGCACCGACTGGACCGGGACACCAGCGGCGTGATCGTGGTGGCCAAAACGGTGGGAGCGCACGCGCGGCTCGCGGCGGCGTTCAAGGACCGCGAAACCCGCAAGACGTACCTGGCGATCGCGGCGGGGCAGTGGCGGGCGCAGGAGCAGGTGAACGTGGACGTCTCAATCGGCCGGCACCCGGTGCAGCGCCAGCGCATGACGGTCGGCGGCGCCCATCCGCGTGAAGCTCAGACGCTGTTCACGCCGCTGGCCGTTCATCCGGATGGGCATGGGCGCACGCTGGCGCTGGTGCGGGCGCAGCCGCGGACGGGCCGCACCCACCAGATCCGGGTGCATCTGGCGCATCTGGGCAGCCCGATCCTGGGTGACAGCGTCTACGGCCGGGAGAGCGAGGTCATGAAACGGCACGCGCTGCACGCGCAGTTCCTGACCGTGCCGCACCCGGTCAGCGGTGCGGCGCTGCAGCTGCACGCGCCGGTACCGGACGATCTGCTGCACGCGTGGGTCACGCTGGGCGGTCAGGTGCCGGACGACCTGGAACGCGCGCCGCGCTGA
- a CDS encoding DEAD/DEAH box RNA helicase → MNFDQLIAPELAARLAERGITEASPIQAESLPHTLQGRDMIGRARTGTGKTLAFALPIISKMEPSRERARLPRAIVVAPTRELAKQVAEEFSKSGVGLTTVTVYGGAAYAPQENALRRGVDVVVGTPGRLIDHLERGNLDLSAVEFAVLDEADEMLSVGFAEAIETILQKTPETRQTMLFSATLNGDIKRLSRKYLNDPLLLDMVGEGKSQAAQTVEHLKVKVGRTRTRVLADLLTIYNPEKAIVFTRTKREADELANELIHRGIESEALHGDLAQSQRERALGAFRNGRANVLVATDVAARGLDIPEVDLVVQYHLPQDPDSYVHRSGRTGRAGRTGTAIIMYSDRENREVMGLERVTGVRFIERPLPTPKEVQAASARTSADMVRKVDTGVASTFQAEAERLFSELGLEALARALAKISGVTEPVKAASLLSGEEGQTTIVLHAERMSVARAVAVIARNSDLDTRRLGKVRQWRGGAVADVPSEFVEKLLAASPLEGEVQVEVAQELPELFEQPTRERREGSGGYQGGRGYRDDRGGGGSRGGYQGGSRGGQGQGRWSRDRDDRGGRPREDFADREFVPSSR, encoded by the coding sequence ATGAACTTTGATCAACTGATTGCGCCCGAACTCGCGGCGCGTCTCGCCGAGCGCGGTATTACGGAAGCCAGCCCCATCCAGGCCGAAAGCCTGCCCCACACCCTGCAGGGCCGCGACATGATCGGCCGCGCCCGCACCGGCACCGGCAAGACGCTGGCCTTTGCCCTGCCCATCATCAGCAAGATGGAACCCAGCCGCGAACGTGCCCGCCTGCCCCGCGCCATCGTCGTGGCCCCCACCCGCGAACTGGCCAAGCAGGTTGCCGAGGAGTTCAGCAAGAGCGGCGTCGGCCTGACCACCGTCACCGTGTACGGCGGCGCTGCCTACGCCCCGCAGGAAAACGCGCTGCGCCGTGGCGTGGACGTCGTGGTCGGCACCCCCGGCCGCCTCATTGACCACCTCGAACGCGGCAACCTCGACCTCAGCGCCGTAGAATTCGCAGTGCTGGACGAAGCGGACGAAATGCTCTCCGTCGGCTTCGCCGAAGCGATCGAAACCATCCTGCAGAAAACGCCGGAAACCCGTCAGACCATGCTGTTCAGCGCCACCCTCAACGGTGACATCAAGCGCCTGTCGCGCAAGTACCTGAACGACCCCCTGCTGCTGGACATGGTTGGGGAAGGCAAGAGCCAGGCGGCGCAGACCGTCGAGCACCTGAAGGTGAAGGTGGGCCGCACCCGCACCCGCGTGCTCGCCGACCTGCTCACCATCTACAACCCGGAAAAAGCCATCGTGTTCACCCGCACCAAGCGTGAAGCGGACGAACTGGCCAACGAACTGATTCACCGCGGCATTGAAAGCGAAGCGCTTCACGGCGACCTCGCCCAGAGCCAGCGTGAACGTGCCCTCGGCGCCTTCCGCAATGGCCGTGCCAACGTCCTGGTCGCCACCGACGTGGCTGCGCGTGGTCTGGACATTCCGGAAGTGGACCTGGTGGTGCAGTACCACCTGCCGCAGGACCCCGACAGCTACGTGCACCGCTCCGGCCGTACAGGCCGCGCGGGCCGCACCGGCACGGCCATCATCATGTACAGCGACCGGGAAAACCGCGAAGTGATGGGCCTGGAACGCGTGACCGGCGTGCGCTTCATCGAGCGTCCCCTCCCCACCCCCAAGGAAGTGCAGGCCGCGAGCGCCCGCACCAGCGCCGACATGGTCCGCAAGGTGGACACCGGCGTGGCGAGCACCTTCCAGGCGGAAGCCGAACGTCTGTTCAGTGAGCTGGGCCTGGAAGCCCTGGCGCGCGCCCTGGCGAAGATCAGCGGCGTGACCGAGCCCGTCAAGGCCGCCAGCCTCCTCAGCGGCGAGGAAGGTCAGACGACCATCGTGCTGCACGCCGAGCGCATGAGTGTGGCGCGCGCCGTGGCCGTCATCGCCCGCAACAGCGACCTCGACACCCGCCGGCTGGGCAAGGTCCGTCAGTGGCGCGGCGGTGCGGTCGCCGACGTGCCCAGCGAATTCGTGGAGAAACTCCTGGCTGCCAGCCCGCTGGAAGGTGAGGTGCAGGTGGAAGTGGCTCAGGAACTCCCCGAACTATTCGAGCAGCCCACCCGTGAACGCCGTGAAGGCAGCGGCGGCTACCAGGGTGGCCGTGGCTACCGCGACGACCGTGGCGGTGGCGGTTCGCGCGGCGGGTACCAGGGCGGAAGCCGTGGCGGGCAGGGTCAGGGCCGCTGGAGCCGTGACCGTGACGACCGTGGCGGACGGCCCCGCGAGGACTTCGCGGACCGCGAGTTCGTGCCTTCCAGCCGCTGA